Proteins from a single region of Chitinibacter bivalviorum:
- a CDS encoding chitinase C-terminal domain-containing protein, producing the protein MSRFNRLALAALPAAMFAVYAYAAPAWQEGTTYTAGAVVSYKGNDYSALVAHTAYVGAGWTPDTTPTLWKLIGASTGSTPAPTAAPTAAPTSAPTAAPTTAPTAAPTVAPTAAPVTGCGTTAAWDSSKAYSGGAVVSYNGRKFSAKWWTQGNVPSAADQWGPWKDEGACDNTATPAPTATPVVTAAPTATPVVTAAPTATPVVTAAPTATPAVTTKPTATPVVTAAPTATPVVTVAPTPVVTVAPTPTPATTPVVGSNEACRPDGLVSEVANVPYCAVYDTNGREKLANGLNRRIIGYFTNWRTGKNGLPSYLAKDIPWDSLTHINYAFAHIDSNNQVSVNASAPGNESTGMVWDGSDGKPAIAGAEMDPTLPYKGHFNQLNKFKKQHAGVKTLVSIGGWAETGGYFAADGSRVASGGYYTMTTNADGSINTAGINAFADSVVTFLRTYGFDGADLDYEYPTTMDKAGNPLDWSVSSPRLKGLQASYRELLRVLRNKLDTAAVQDGKYYMLTIASPSSAYLLRGMESFQGVKYLDYVNMMTYDLHGAWNEFVGPNAALFDDGKDAELAKWSVYTTAQYGGIGYLNTDWAFRYFRGALPAGRINAGVPYYTRGHKDVTGGTNGLWGTSPKSTNCGPGLTECGVGAVGIDNIWHDLDQNGKEMGAGSNPMWHAKNLEKGIAGSYLSQFGLSAADLTGTYVRNYDATLVAPWLWNASKKVFISTEDEQSIQKKADWIVANGVGGAMFWELAGDYDWNAAKGEYVPGTTLTKLFASNFKTATPMGNKRAKKAMPTETVDLVFDMTNFKLGDQNYPLNPTLKITNKSATAIAGGTKVQFQYSVAAPGTMSDQSGAGLKVVASEHTGNNVGGFKGDFHTAEFSLPTWQTLAPGASMDIVLNYSLPITTPSNFVITIGGKTYAIKAEYPQLPAATLQ; encoded by the coding sequence ATGTCCCGTTTCAATCGTCTTGCACTTGCCGCATTACCTGCTGCAATGTTTGCTGTATATGCCTACGCTGCCCCAGCTTGGCAAGAAGGCACTACGTATACAGCTGGTGCCGTAGTTAGTTATAAAGGGAATGACTATTCAGCTTTGGTAGCCCATACCGCTTATGTAGGTGCGGGTTGGACTCCTGATACAACACCTACTCTGTGGAAACTGATTGGCGCTTCGACTGGCTCTACACCAGCTCCTACTGCAGCACCAACAGCTGCTCCTACTTCTGCGCCAACTGCAGCACCAACCACTGCGCCGACAGCGGCTCCAACCGTTGCTCCAACCGCAGCGCCTGTGACTGGCTGTGGTACGACAGCGGCTTGGGACTCTAGCAAAGCTTATAGTGGTGGCGCTGTTGTTTCATACAACGGCCGCAAATTCTCTGCTAAATGGTGGACACAAGGTAATGTACCTTCTGCTGCTGATCAGTGGGGTCCATGGAAAGACGAAGGCGCGTGTGATAACACTGCTACGCCAGCTCCAACTGCAACTCCAGTTGTAACTGCTGCGCCAACGGCAACACCAGTAGTTACCGCAGCGCCGACTGCGACTCCAGTTGTGACTGCAGCTCCAACTGCAACGCCTGCTGTGACCACTAAACCAACGGCTACACCTGTTGTGACCGCTGCTCCGACTGCAACGCCAGTGGTGACTGTTGCTCCAACTCCGGTTGTAACTGTTGCGCCAACACCAACACCAGCTACAACTCCAGTAGTCGGTAGCAACGAAGCTTGCCGCCCAGATGGTTTGGTATCTGAAGTAGCAAACGTGCCTTATTGCGCGGTATACGATACAAATGGTCGTGAAAAACTGGCTAATGGCCTGAACCGCCGCATCATTGGTTACTTCACCAACTGGCGTACTGGTAAGAATGGCTTACCTTCTTACCTCGCTAAAGATATCCCATGGGATAGCCTGACTCACATCAACTATGCATTTGCGCATATTGATAGCAATAACCAAGTTTCTGTAAATGCATCTGCGCCAGGTAATGAATCAACTGGCATGGTATGGGATGGTTCTGACGGCAAACCAGCAATCGCTGGCGCTGAAATGGATCCAACGCTGCCATACAAAGGTCATTTCAACCAACTGAATAAATTCAAAAAACAACACGCTGGCGTGAAAACGCTCGTGTCGATCGGTGGTTGGGCTGAAACTGGCGGCTACTTCGCTGCTGATGGTAGCCGCGTAGCTTCTGGTGGCTACTACACCATGACTACCAATGCTGATGGCTCAATCAACACTGCCGGTATCAATGCATTTGCTGATTCAGTTGTGACATTCCTGCGCACTTACGGCTTCGATGGCGCGGATCTGGACTACGAATACCCAACAACAATGGATAAAGCTGGTAACCCATTGGATTGGTCTGTTTCTTCTCCACGTCTGAAAGGTCTGCAAGCGTCTTACCGCGAATTGCTGCGCGTATTGCGTAACAAACTCGATACTGCTGCGGTTCAAGACGGCAAATACTACATGCTGACGATTGCGTCTCCATCTTCTGCGTACTTGCTGCGCGGTATGGAATCGTTCCAAGGTGTTAAATACCTTGATTACGTGAACATGATGACGTACGACTTGCACGGTGCTTGGAACGAGTTTGTTGGTCCAAATGCAGCGCTGTTTGACGACGGTAAAGATGCTGAGCTGGCTAAATGGTCTGTTTACACTACAGCTCAATACGGCGGCATCGGCTACCTGAATACAGATTGGGCATTCCGTTACTTCCGCGGCGCATTGCCAGCAGGTCGTATCAATGCCGGTGTTCCTTACTACACTCGTGGTCATAAAGACGTAACTGGCGGCACGAATGGCCTGTGGGGCACTTCACCAAAATCAACAAACTGCGGCCCAGGTCTGACAGAGTGTGGTGTTGGTGCGGTGGGTATCGATAATATCTGGCACGATCTGGATCAGAACGGCAAAGAGATGGGCGCTGGTTCTAACCCAATGTGGCACGCGAAAAACTTGGAAAAAGGTATTGCTGGTTCTTACCTGAGCCAATTCGGTCTGTCTGCTGCTGATCTGACTGGTACTTATGTTCGTAACTACGATGCAACTCTGGTTGCCCCATGGTTGTGGAATGCATCTAAGAAAGTATTCATCTCTACGGAAGATGAGCAATCTATCCAGAAGAAAGCTGACTGGATCGTTGCGAATGGCGTAGGTGGTGCAATGTTCTGGGAGTTGGCAGGTGACTACGACTGGAATGCGGCAAAAGGTGAATACGTACCAGGTACAACATTGACCAAACTGTTTGCATCTAACTTCAAAACCGCGACCCCAATGGGTAACAAACGCGCTAAGAAAGCGATGCCAACAGAGACCGTTGATCTCGTATTTGATATGACTAACTTCAAACTGGGCGATCAGAACTATCCACTGAACCCAACGCTGAAGATCACTAACAAATCAGCTACGGCGATTGCCGGTGGTACGAAAGTGCAATTCCAGTACTCTGTTGCTGCACCAGGCACTATGTCTGACCAATCAGGCGCTGGTCTGAAAGTAGTGGCTTCTGAGCATACTGGTAATAACGTAGGCGGCTTCAAAGGCGACTTCCATACTGCTGAGTTCAGCTTGCCAACATGGCAAACCCTGGCTCCAGGCGCAAGCATGGACATCGTGTTGAACTACTCATTGCCAATCACAACACCAAGCAACTTCGTGATTACAATCGGTGGCAAAACCTACGCAATCAAAGCTGAGTACCCACAATTGCCAGCTGCTACATTGCAATAA
- a CDS encoding glycosyl hydrolase family 18 protein: MSHFNRFAVAAIPAAMMAVASFSYAADAWKEGTTYNAGAVVSYSGQDYQALVTHTAYVGANWNPASTPTLWKAVGTASATAAPTSAPVVTATPKPVVTTAPVVTPTAAPVVTPVAPAAGCDNVAAWDAAKAYSGGATVAYNGKKFSAKWWTQGQAPNAADQWGPWKDEGACSGSSATAAPTTAPTAVPTATPVGQTPAPTAVPTVAPTAAPTAVPTAAPTPVATLAPGQEVAAPTKPQVGSYFTQWGVYGRDFQVADIISNGSAAHLTFINYAFGNIYEKNGGYECGIVNKLEPGATDANAAGAGTGGDAWADFGLTAKRRVDASDTIKWDDPLAGNFRELKAYKAKYPNTKLFISLGGWTWSKWFSKAAATDGLRKQLVKSCIDIYIKGNLPVVDGRGGVGSAANIFDGIDIDWEFPGVIGQPYNNVSAADKQNFTLLLAEFRKQLDEIASANQKKYLLTVAIGVGKDKIDQTEPREYSRYLDWINMMTYDFNGGWAAQGPTDFQSHLYADPASPNYLDPKDPSKRSLTSYYNIDDATNQLLNAGVNPKKLVVGIPFYGRGWTGVTNANNGLYQKATQAARGTYEAGIEDYKVLKNAAGNEFVHPTTKQSWKFDGTNFWSYDTPAVIQTKIDYAKAKGLGGMFSWSLDGDDSQATLMKQMGKVAQ, encoded by the coding sequence ATGTCGCACTTTAATCGTTTTGCTGTAGCTGCAATCCCTGCTGCCATGATGGCTGTTGCTAGCTTCTCTTATGCGGCTGACGCATGGAAAGAAGGCACGACCTACAACGCTGGCGCAGTTGTTTCTTATTCTGGTCAAGACTACCAAGCACTCGTTACGCATACTGCATACGTTGGTGCTAACTGGAATCCAGCCTCTACGCCAACTTTGTGGAAAGCAGTAGGTACTGCTTCTGCAACAGCTGCACCAACTAGCGCGCCAGTGGTTACTGCGACTCCTAAACCAGTTGTGACTACTGCTCCAGTTGTAACACCAACTGCTGCTCCAGTAGTTACACCAGTAGCGCCTGCTGCAGGTTGTGACAATGTTGCTGCTTGGGATGCTGCTAAGGCTTACTCAGGTGGTGCTACTGTTGCTTATAACGGTAAAAAATTCTCAGCTAAATGGTGGACACAAGGTCAAGCACCTAATGCTGCTGACCAGTGGGGTCCTTGGAAAGATGAAGGCGCTTGCAGCGGTTCATCTGCTACAGCTGCTCCAACTACAGCTCCGACAGCAGTTCCAACTGCAACGCCAGTAGGTCAAACGCCTGCGCCAACAGCGGTACCAACTGTAGCGCCAACTGCAGCTCCAACTGCGGTACCTACCGCGGCTCCAACGCCAGTTGCGACTTTGGCTCCAGGCCAAGAAGTTGCTGCTCCAACTAAACCACAAGTGGGTTCTTACTTCACTCAGTGGGGCGTGTATGGTCGTGACTTCCAAGTTGCGGACATCATCAGCAACGGTTCTGCTGCTCACCTGACATTCATTAACTACGCATTCGGTAACATCTACGAGAAAAATGGTGGTTATGAGTGCGGTATCGTCAACAAACTGGAACCAGGTGCAACTGATGCGAATGCAGCAGGCGCTGGTACCGGTGGCGATGCTTGGGCTGACTTTGGTCTGACTGCTAAACGTCGCGTTGATGCTTCTGACACGATCAAGTGGGATGATCCATTGGCTGGTAACTTCCGCGAATTGAAAGCGTACAAAGCTAAATATCCAAACACCAAATTGTTCATCTCTTTGGGTGGCTGGACTTGGTCTAAGTGGTTCTCTAAAGCTGCTGCAACTGATGGCCTGCGTAAACAATTGGTTAAATCGTGTATCGACATCTACATCAAAGGTAACTTGCCAGTGGTTGATGGCCGTGGCGGCGTAGGTTCTGCTGCTAACATCTTCGACGGTATCGATATCGATTGGGAATTCCCAGGTGTAATCGGCCAGCCATACAACAATGTATCTGCTGCCGATAAACAAAACTTCACATTGTTGCTGGCTGAGTTCCGCAAACAATTGGATGAAATCGCATCTGCTAACCAGAAGAAATATCTGTTGACCGTAGCGATCGGTGTGGGTAAAGACAAGATCGACCAAACTGAGCCACGTGAATACAGCCGTTACCTCGACTGGATCAACATGATGACGTACGACTTCAACGGCGGTTGGGCTGCTCAAGGTCCTACTGACTTCCAGTCGCACTTGTACGCTGACCCAGCTAGCCCGAACTACTTGGATCCAAAAGACCCAAGCAAACGTAGCCTGACTTCTTACTACAACATCGATGATGCAACTAACCAGTTGTTGAACGCTGGCGTGAATCCGAAGAAATTGGTAGTAGGTATACCATTCTACGGTCGTGGTTGGACTGGTGTGACTAACGCGAACAACGGTCTGTACCAAAAAGCAACTCAAGCTGCACGTGGTACTTACGAAGCAGGTATCGAAGACTACAAAGTACTGAAAAATGCTGCGGGTAACGAATTCGTTCACCCAACAACTAAACAGTCTTGGAAATTTGACGGTACTAACTTCTGGTCTTATGACACACCAGCAGTGATCCAAACTAAGATTGACTACGCTAAAGCGAAAGGCTTGGGCGGTATGTTCAGCTGGTCTCTGGATGGTGATGACAGCCAAGCTACATTGATGAAACAAATGGGTAAAGTTGCTCAGTAA
- a CDS encoding EAL and HDOD domain-containing protein, which yields MGKLFNRILSESGKAEPDAFELLNALSPRQEEVLAHEAAHSADTKTILCRETIVNRDERVVGHEFMLKKAITNRVYLGHAMRRLYDQALVSQLVGMPMAQLLGHRFALVSFEAQHIFDPNLQYLPAAQCVLILRFGEDDVSAEVVEQVTQLKQIGLRFGITAHECANGGMAQLVNELEFAVLDLQEEWTFAADVVQWLSDHTHLQLIACHIDSSEAFDSVRHSTLLGDRVAYFQGPFISARSRWEEQAPQVMRSQVLLLLHLIRTEAGTLELVDALKADPILFYKLLRMVNSPALALAQEVTTAEQVLKTLGRDSLYRWLTLLLYSADTNPIHDLHFLDAALLRARMLENLGLQRLGKEEAEQLFLMGTLSLMDALLQKPLAQALQVLVLPEAISTALLKRQGPYFPYLQLALAVEIQDKNAIARLGSALGLSVTDILRCRSDALLWLEKFHR from the coding sequence ATGGGTAAGCTATTTAATCGAATATTGTCTGAGTCAGGCAAGGCGGAGCCAGATGCATTTGAATTATTGAATGCGCTCTCGCCTCGGCAGGAAGAAGTGCTGGCGCATGAAGCGGCTCACAGTGCCGACACGAAAACCATCCTGTGCCGTGAAACCATCGTCAATCGCGATGAGCGGGTCGTTGGGCACGAATTTATGCTCAAAAAGGCCATCACCAATCGGGTGTATTTGGGGCATGCAATGCGCCGCTTGTATGACCAGGCCTTGGTCAGTCAGTTGGTCGGCATGCCGATGGCGCAATTATTGGGTCATCGCTTTGCGCTGGTGAGTTTTGAAGCCCAACATATTTTTGACCCCAATTTACAGTATTTACCGGCTGCGCAATGCGTATTGATTTTGCGTTTTGGTGAGGATGACGTTAGCGCAGAGGTGGTCGAGCAGGTCACACAATTAAAGCAAATCGGCCTGCGCTTTGGCATTACTGCGCATGAATGCGCCAATGGTGGCATGGCACAATTGGTCAATGAATTAGAATTTGCGGTACTCGATTTACAAGAAGAATGGACTTTTGCCGCTGATGTTGTGCAATGGCTGAGCGATCATACCCATTTGCAGCTGATTGCCTGCCACATTGATTCAAGCGAAGCCTTTGATTCAGTCCGGCATTCGACTTTGCTGGGCGATCGGGTCGCTTATTTTCAAGGCCCATTTATTAGTGCACGCAGCCGCTGGGAAGAACAAGCGCCGCAAGTGATGCGCTCGCAAGTTTTATTGCTACTGCATCTGATCCGTACCGAAGCGGGCACGCTGGAATTAGTCGACGCGCTCAAGGCCGACCCGATTTTGTTTTATAAGCTGTTGCGCATGGTGAATTCTCCTGCTTTAGCTTTGGCGCAAGAGGTTACGACCGCAGAGCAGGTCTTGAAAACACTGGGGCGCGATAGTTTGTATCGCTGGCTCACTTTGTTGCTCTATAGCGCAGATACCAATCCGATTCATGATTTGCATTTTTTAGATGCCGCACTGCTGCGTGCGCGCATGTTGGAAAATCTGGGCTTGCAGCGGCTAGGCAAGGAGGAGGCCGAGCAGTTATTCCTGATGGGCACTTTGTCTTTGATGGATGCGCTCTTGCAAAAGCCCTTGGCGCAGGCGTTGCAAGTCTTGGTATTACCCGAAGCAATTTCTACCGCCTTGCTCAAACGACAAGGCCCTTATTTTCCTTATCTGCAATTGGCATTGGCCGTTGAGATCCAAGATAAAAATGCCATCGCCCGGTTGGGCTCTGCGCTGGGTTTAAGCGTTACAGATATATTGCGGTGTCGTTCTGATGCCCTGCTCTGGCTTGAGAAGTTTCATCGCTAG
- a CDS encoding response regulator transcription factor, giving the protein MNAKILIVEDDSQISANIYDYLSARGFVPDAAPNAQVALHLLAEQRFDLIVLDLGLPGMSGLSLAQHLRRDLLIATPILMLTARDTLADKEAGFDAGADDYLLKPFSLKELELRIMALLRRASGKVVEQELQFGQLRLDVKTGQAYWQEQALKLTPKTMLLLQTFLLNPQTLLTREQLECAVWGEPQDNSDLLRQHLTQLRRLLGQHDGACPLHTVHGRGYMLVAHP; this is encoded by the coding sequence ATGAATGCCAAAATTTTAATCGTCGAAGACGATAGCCAGATCTCTGCCAATATTTATGATTACCTCAGTGCGCGTGGCTTTGTGCCTGACGCCGCACCCAATGCGCAAGTCGCGCTGCACTTACTTGCTGAGCAGCGTTTTGACTTGATCGTTCTCGATCTGGGCTTGCCGGGGATGAGTGGCCTCAGCTTGGCGCAACATCTGCGACGGGATTTACTGATCGCGACCCCAATTTTAATGCTCACCGCCCGTGACACCTTGGCCGACAAAGAGGCCGGTTTTGACGCTGGCGCGGATGATTATTTGCTCAAACCATTTTCGCTGAAAGAACTTGAATTGCGGATCATGGCTTTGCTGCGGCGCGCTAGTGGCAAGGTGGTCGAGCAAGAGCTTCAATTCGGACAACTTCGTCTCGATGTCAAAACTGGGCAGGCCTATTGGCAAGAACAAGCATTGAAGCTCACGCCCAAAACCATGCTGTTGCTGCAGACGTTTTTATTAAACCCGCAAACCTTATTGACGCGTGAACAACTGGAGTGCGCAGTATGGGGCGAGCCGCAAGACAATAGTGATTTGCTGCGTCAGCATTTGACGCAGCTACGCCGACTGCTGGGTCAGCATGACGGAGCATGCCCGCTGCATACGGTGCATGGCCGTGGCTATATGCTGGTGGCGCATCCATGA
- a CDS encoding sensor histidine kinase → MPAAYGAWPWLYAGGASMIGLHASLRRRVALAFAGLTCVSLLALALAILISSQEREEQLIDEVVNRTLDGLTAQWPIKGQIYLPSTLYFYHAPMGQIPAGLPAALANYAIGDGEYVSNGKEFHVGVRELAGERFYVLYDTQVHEQRTQNAYIGVLFAVMVLSLLALGLGYFLAGTILQQLTRLTESVELGKELDTSAALDREVAILAQAIARSRHENQLLLQRERDFTSHVGHELRTPLTRIRTSAEFLRETAQLAVPELKRLSQIEGDVDEMQSRLTALLFLARDIRAVNPVRHDLPLILDAVLAGFAEQKPQVQRQVQLQGDPHIVADPQLLGMLLENLIGNALRYTEQGHIRVSWQDGVLTVSDTGAGIANEDCDRVMQPFERASAVSDGFGLGLAIVQKICDAHGWHCRLQSQIQVGTALTIDTEANHKTA, encoded by the coding sequence ATGCCCGCTGCATACGGTGCATGGCCGTGGCTATATGCTGGTGGCGCATCCATGATAGGGCTGCACGCCAGTTTGCGGCGTCGAGTCGCATTGGCTTTTGCCGGTTTAACTTGCGTCTCTTTATTGGCTTTGGCGCTCGCTATTCTGATTTCGTCACAAGAGCGCGAAGAACAATTGATTGATGAGGTGGTTAATCGCACCTTAGATGGTTTGACTGCGCAATGGCCCATTAAAGGGCAGATTTATTTGCCCAGCACCCTGTATTTTTATCATGCACCCATGGGCCAGATTCCCGCTGGTCTGCCTGCGGCGCTGGCAAACTACGCCATTGGCGATGGTGAGTATGTGAGCAATGGAAAGGAGTTTCATGTTGGTGTGCGCGAGCTGGCGGGGGAGCGCTTTTATGTCTTATATGACACCCAAGTACATGAGCAGCGAACTCAAAATGCCTATATTGGCGTGCTGTTTGCGGTCATGGTGCTCAGCTTGCTGGCTTTAGGATTGGGATATTTTCTGGCAGGAACAATTTTACAGCAGCTCACACGGCTGACCGAATCAGTCGAGCTGGGTAAAGAGCTAGATACCAGCGCGGCACTAGATCGCGAAGTCGCTATTTTAGCCCAGGCGATCGCTCGGTCGCGGCACGAGAACCAGTTGCTCTTGCAGCGAGAGCGCGATTTTACTTCGCACGTGGGCCATGAATTGCGCACACCTTTAACTCGGATACGAACGAGCGCGGAATTTCTGCGTGAAACCGCGCAGTTAGCGGTGCCTGAATTAAAGCGATTAAGCCAGATTGAAGGCGATGTCGATGAGATGCAATCGCGTCTGACTGCGCTATTATTTTTAGCGCGAGATATTCGTGCGGTGAATCCAGTTCGTCATGATTTACCTTTGATACTGGATGCCGTCTTGGCTGGCTTTGCCGAGCAAAAGCCTCAGGTGCAAAGGCAGGTGCAATTGCAGGGTGATCCGCATATCGTGGCAGACCCACAATTGCTGGGAATGTTGCTCGAAAACCTGATTGGCAATGCATTGCGTTATACCGAGCAAGGGCATATCCGGGTGAGCTGGCAAGATGGCGTGCTGACCGTGTCGGATACGGGGGCGGGTATCGCCAATGAAGACTGCGATCGCGTTATGCAGCCCTTTGAGCGGGCGAGTGCTGTCAGCGATGGCTTTGGCTTGGGGTTGGCGATCGTGCAAAAAATCTGTGATGCCCACGGTTGGCATTGTCGGTTGCAGAGCCAGATTCAGGTGGGCACAGCGCTAACAATCGATACAGAAGCCAATCATAAAACAGCTTAG
- a CDS encoding phosphatase PAP2 family protein, translating to MKHLRQLTLTFWLLHLGIPLLFAAVMLWFYPQTNWDIALISPYFDGTTHSFYLKNNFLLDGVMHTGVKSVLFLGPILTIAALLWSIKNLALRPYRRRLFWLLAGQFFGALVVSLLKKISIHACPWDLKMFGGYAPFLPLFADLPAGMNPGRCFPGGHASGGFSLLAFYFALRDDYQRWANWALVIGLLLGSAMGWAQMMRGAHFLSHNLWTMWWVWMSLLLLYLVWPPVKDRPVIVAQKD from the coding sequence ATGAAGCATTTACGACAACTTACCCTTACGTTCTGGTTGCTGCATTTGGGCATCCCACTGCTATTTGCAGCTGTGATGCTCTGGTTTTATCCGCAAACCAATTGGGATATTGCTTTAATTTCTCCTTATTTTGATGGCACAACGCATTCTTTTTACCTAAAAAATAATTTCCTGCTCGACGGGGTAATGCATACGGGCGTGAAAAGCGTGCTGTTTTTAGGGCCGATTCTAACGATAGCGGCTTTGCTGTGGAGTATTAAAAATCTCGCGCTTCGCCCGTATCGTCGCCGCCTGTTTTGGTTGTTGGCCGGGCAGTTTTTTGGCGCGCTGGTGGTGTCCTTGCTGAAAAAAATCAGCATTCATGCCTGCCCGTGGGATTTAAAGATGTTTGGCGGATACGCCCCATTTTTGCCCTTATTTGCTGATTTGCCGGCGGGTATGAATCCTGGTCGTTGTTTTCCGGGGGGGCATGCCTCGGGCGGGTTTTCGCTGTTGGCCTTTTATTTTGCCTTGCGCGACGATTATCAGCGTTGGGCCAATTGGGCCTTGGTGATTGGCTTGCTATTGGGCTCTGCGATGGGGTGGGCGCAAATGATGCGCGGCGCGCATTTTCTCTCGCATAATCTATGGACGATGTGGTGGGTGTGGATGAGCTTATTGTTGCTGTATCTGGTGTGGCCGCCCGTGAAAGATCGTCCAGTTATTGTTGCGCAGAAGGATTGA
- a CDS encoding phosphoethanolamine transferase: protein MRWRIRSEQLTVVVTLFILLCCNFVFWQRMISYTQPDSFAGWLFIGVGFVFLFLVLNTILTLLALPYVFKPVISVILIVSPFIVYFMSQFGVMINAGMIQNAVETNPAETRDLLTLKMLVYAVILGLLPLIALWRTQIEFRSARREAVIKGAIVGASLVFLGLIAAGFYKDFASLFRNHRELRFVLVPSNYIQASLSYVRQSRSLTPIVVQPIAEDAKLGAAWATRNRPSLTVLVVGETARAANFSLNGYERDTNPELKKIPSLINFPDFHSCGTDTAVSVPCMFSMFERAEYSDDKAKRNQGLLDVMQRAGLSVTWWDNQSGCKGACDRVPNQVLSQTPDAALCRDGECWDEMLLKNLPAQIDSISKEKKNAVLVLHMMGSHGPAYYKRYPPQFEKFKPACNTNQMDKCSQGEIMNSYDNTLLYTDYVLANLIKILEANETKLDTAMMYVSDHGESIGERGLYLHGSPYVIAPSYQTHIPAVMWFSPQYLQSMKLNSACLQQRATQSASHDNVFHSMLGLLDIETKTYKSELDLFAGCKVKQ from the coding sequence ATGCGTTGGCGTATTCGTAGTGAACAACTTACCGTCGTAGTGACCTTGTTTATCTTGCTGTGCTGCAATTTTGTGTTCTGGCAGCGCATGATTAGTTACACCCAGCCGGATTCTTTCGCAGGCTGGCTGTTTATTGGTGTCGGTTTTGTATTTTTATTTTTAGTGCTCAATACCATTCTGACGCTATTGGCTTTGCCTTATGTATTTAAGCCGGTGATCAGTGTCATTTTGATCGTGTCTCCCTTTATTGTGTATTTCATGAGCCAGTTTGGCGTGATGATCAACGCAGGCATGATACAAAACGCGGTGGAAACTAATCCTGCTGAAACTCGTGATTTACTGACGCTCAAAATGCTGGTGTATGCCGTGATTTTGGGCTTGCTGCCGCTTATCGCTTTATGGCGCACCCAAATTGAGTTTCGTTCTGCTCGACGTGAGGCCGTGATCAAGGGCGCGATTGTTGGTGCTTCACTCGTGTTCTTGGGCTTAATTGCAGCGGGGTTTTATAAAGACTTTGCCTCGCTATTTCGTAACCACCGTGAATTGCGTTTTGTACTGGTGCCAAGTAATTATATTCAGGCTAGCTTGAGCTATGTACGCCAAAGCCGTTCATTAACGCCCATTGTCGTGCAGCCCATTGCCGAGGATGCCAAGCTGGGCGCGGCGTGGGCAACGCGCAATCGACCTTCTCTGACGGTATTGGTGGTGGGGGAAACGGCGCGTGCGGCTAACTTTTCGCTCAATGGCTATGAGCGAGACACGAATCCAGAATTAAAAAAAATCCCGAGTTTGATCAATTTCCCCGATTTTCATTCTTGCGGCACGGATACTGCGGTGTCTGTTCCTTGTATGTTTTCGATGTTTGAGCGTGCGGAGTATAGCGACGATAAAGCGAAACGGAATCAAGGTTTGCTTGATGTGATGCAGCGCGCGGGTTTGAGTGTGACTTGGTGGGATAATCAATCGGGGTGTAAAGGCGCTTGTGATCGCGTGCCCAATCAGGTGCTATCGCAAACACCCGATGCGGCATTGTGTCGGGATGGGGAGTGCTGGGATGAAATGCTGCTGAAAAACCTGCCCGCGCAAATCGACAGTATTAGCAAAGAGAAAAAAAACGCGGTGCTGGTGCTGCATATGATGGGCAGCCATGGCCCCGCTTATTACAAGCGCTATCCACCGCAGTTTGAGAAATTCAAACCCGCCTGCAATACCAATCAAATGGATAAATGCAGTCAGGGCGAGATTATGAATAGCTATGACAATACCTTGCTGTACACCGATTATGTCTTGGCCAATTTGATCAAAATACTTGAGGCTAACGAAACCAAGCTAGATACTGCCATGATGTATGTTTCGGATCATGGCGAATCTATTGGTGAACGTGGTCTATACCTGCATGGATCACCCTATGTCATTGCCCCGTCGTATCAAACACACATCCCTGCGGTGATGTGGTTTTCGCCGCAATATCTGCAAAGCATGAAGCTGAACTCCGCTTGCCTCCAGCAAAGAGCTACGCAATCGGCCTCCCACGATAATGTATTTCATTCGATGCTGGGATTGCTGGATATTGAAACGAAAACTTATAAATCAGAGCTGGATTTATTTGCTGGCTGCAAAGTAAAACAATAA